The window tagttcgtctattttccTAAATTTTTcaaggaaaatgaaaattttcattttctaaaattacaaagaagttGGAAGTTTTTGGAAAACCGATAATCATTGTTTTCCACATTTTTCTAATTCCAAAATTTTACTAAAATATAAACACACACCCACTCCCACCCCACCTACCTCTACCTATCCCCACTTAACACCCCCAACCGACCACACCCCTACCTACACACACCCAACCACTCCCAAGCCCAACCCCCCTACACACACATCCCTACAAACACCCACCCCTACCCTACCCTCAACCCCTACCCACATCCACATCCACACCCCCacaaagacacacacacacacacacacacacgtccACACACACTCTCATTTTGCATGATTAGTCCTTCTGATTTTTTTAATTGGTCTAATATTACTAGCATACCCTCTCATCCAACTTCCACCATCTTCAtttcagattcacaacacttcgGCGCCACCATCCTCCATCATCCTTACCATCGCCTCACTGTACCACTATCTCTCTCCTCTACTTAACACTTGCAACCCTCTCACATTATTCTCTGTCCACAAGCCACCACCCTACTATTTCCCTCTTCATCCCTACATCCTCTATAAAAGACTTTCAATCATAGTGTCAACTCTTCTCTCTCTTCAGGTCTAGGTTATTGTACCATAGTGAAGCTCGTCGTCTGTGTTTTCTTCGATAAACCTACAACTTTATATCTCTGACAAAGTACAATCGCTATTGGTTTAATAAATTGGTGTATTCTCCAAAATGATTATAGAATGCTTTTatgaaatcatttttttaaatcaGTGATCATTTTAGAAACTCCACGTTTAATTTCAGTTTTGTTATCGTAGATTGTTGGCCGGTTCCTATATTAGATTTTTAAATCTGATTCTAGTTTTGTAACGCTCGatccaggtattattcatttttttGGTCCCTTATATATTAAGTCATTGCTTTTTAGCCTTGTTTTGCAAGTTTATGGGAAATGAGGGACCATTCTTGCCAAGATTAGACTTTTGGAGGCGGACGTCAAACGCGGGTGTTCCCTTGGGGAACGCAGGGCGTTCATACGTAGAGctcaaaccttaatttttagggtttaagatctatttaaacaccttaagtcctaGGTGTTGGTCTCATTTCCAACCTCCATAGCCTCAAGCCCTAAGGTAGTGTTTATTTTTTATCTGCAGATCTGCGTGACATCTTTTGTCTGCGCCGCGTAAACTACGCGCATATATTAGCCCTCGcaaactgtttgtttttttgaagactgcagacctaaaaatatatgcgcgccctcttcttggcgcagatgtggaccaaagtcttctaacatcttctagcctaaaaaacatAGATatctttatttgtttaaatttttttttaatttatattttttccaactttattaatgataaacaatttgaaaaaaaaaatacaaaacttaaaaaaaaacgttcgacgatacaaacatgatatttttgacaaatttataaataatgatttattacaataatagttgTTGAAGTTattaatataaatatgaaaaaaatcgtaatgtattcttatatttttttgccaaattttgtaaaacattatttaatacagtatcatcaatttctcgagaaaatatttatggtacgtttttaatggatttaattgaaaaaatcaaagtttattttcatctatttatgtatcaaattctttgaccactaattataatgtttagttataattttgcaaccaaagttgttggtttttatcaaatatatacattaACTAGTTGTGATactcgtataatatacgggttgattaaaacaaaatcttaaatataaatgattaaaaagcaagttttatttgaatttgaaatttgaaataagtataaattaaaaaaaatgaaaaaaattaaattaaaattatgcgTTTAGTTGTCAGACCCGTGTATTAAAtgtgttaattataacaaaattttaaatacGAAGGTTTCaattgtaaatttatttaaaattaaaattgaagtttgacatttgaaattaatatagttattatggtaTGTTTAATTTATAGAAACTAAATTGATGATATATATtcaataataataaatgaattaaatgaaaagtgtaaaataaatatctcaaaattatgacaaaatgacatatgGCATAATGcatgagagtgtgacaagtggcaaaaaaaaatttcatttattagagaggattcataccatttttatttttattttttatacaataatacataaaagttgatctagattcgttaattatttataacaaagtcataaaaatattaaaaaatcactttgaagtttaaaaaaatcagtttatttagatttcagtttattttattagcccgcagatgttaaaaaaacaaacagtcttcttttttcaaactgcagacgtttggtccacctcttctacggcagaggtctacagatgtgtTCTGCAGACTGTAGACATTTTgcttcagaaaaaacaaacagcacctaaatCTCGAAACCTAGAGCCTCCTTGTGTGTTGTGAGCtcattgtgtgtgttttggtgtatgTTTTAAGCTCATTCAAGGAAGAGAAGCTTGGTGCTAGGTGCTGGTTCAAGTTGGTACTTCTAGATCTTGGTTCTTTGCTCCATTTCCACCACAACTAAGGGATAAAGCTCAAACATTGCTcactagaagcttagatctaagtttttatggattttggtccctttttggtcaCATGGTTGAGATCTTGAAGTTATGATCACTCCAGAAGCCTTGAGTTGTTTCTCTTGGTGTTTATGATGTTTTAGATTCAGAAAGTTTGCATATTTATAGTTGTAAAAGTCTCATGCATGAGATTAAGCCCTTTTTATGGAGGTAGGATGATATACCTTGAAGTTTGGaccttttggggcatgcaaagtcacaaagtcagtgactttatggttataGATGATCTTTAGGACGTGGATCTAGTTTCTGGTCATGTGGCTTtaggcattaagtgcttaataagcACTTTTGGGCTTCTGGGTGTGAATACCCTGCGTTGGGTCGAGGTGCCCATCGTTCAGCCTAGAGCTCGCGATTTGTTGACTATTGATGAACTTCAAGCGTTCTACAATGGAACGCCCAACGTTTGATCAACAGTGGGCTTCTTTTGGGCCATTTTCTTGGACTTTGTTCCTTTAGGCTTTAGTGGAGCATAATAaatcatgttttgtgttatgtttacgtttgggctttagggtaaagcCCATTAGAGAAAtttgggaccaatttggaaaattaggtcaTAAGTGGGCTATTGGTAGGCTTTGGAAGATTATCAAGTGATGGAactttatgttatgattttgggccTTAGTCATTAGCCAAATTAAGCCAAGGGAGTTATTTTGGATTTTAGATTTTGATTGGATGTTATTTTGCTCTAATAGCTCGGGAGTCGTCAGGACAATAGTTAGAGATTTCCTTTTGTGAGATTCAGCTCTTCGAGTTGAGTTTCCTCACTGGTTAGcgggtctaagacaccaagggCGACCCTCGATGGTTATGTTATTATACTTGTTGtgtatgtgatacttgtatgtacttgtatatgtatgtttattgggtggggcccattatgtgagtgtgggcgaggcctgtatctcatTGCTatccgagtgtgggcgaggcccgtatctcattgctatccgagtgtgggcagggcccatatCTCATTGGCCGGGGCCCGTTATTCGAGTGTgagcggggcccgtatctcattactgtatgttatatatggtatatggtagcttagtgaactcactaagctttatactTAAGGTTTTcaaattatgtttcaggtacttccggttgcaAATGGAAGAACTCGAGATGACTGTATCGCACATATAATTGAGATTCCGCTTATGATGTTTTACTATGATTTTATAGCAATTGATACATTGATTTTTATTTGAATGTTTGGATGATATTGGAAAATACTATTTTATCaattattaaaatgaaattttttcgaCCATATTTTTTTGATGTTAcaagttttaatttttgtttgctTATGATTTCATTAGACCTTGTTTTGATTTCGTCATGTTTGGTTTTGATTTTCTTAATTCACCATGTTTTGCCTggtttgattttgactttcaatATGATTTCTTATGATTATAGGTTTGTGGTTGgttttgtctttgtttgattTGGTGCTCGTGATGGCTAATGGTGGCTGCCGGAGGTAACTAATGATGGTCGTTGGAGGTGACCAGTGATCACCGGAGCTGAACGGATTGAAATCATAGATTTGTTAACATGGAGGGGAGGAAAATATTGGGGTGGTATAAGAGAAAGGAACGTGAAGGAATGTGTTCGGTTGGTGGGACCgaatgtatttatttattaatcaaaaaataaataaacagtataaaaaaaatgaaaaagacatTGAAAAAACATTTTATACGCAATAAAGACCaacaacacaaaaaataaaatcaTACTGATCAACCATATAGATGATTTGATAGTTATATTGAATCTTGTTTTAACAATGCAATTTTTATATGTATCCTCCAACACTGTGTAACCCTCCATGTATAATACAGTGTTTGTAAACCATAATGATTAATGTATAATTTTGTCCAATTTAAAATAAGGATAAAAGTAAAACATATAACCCtttattttttggatgttacaatatcATACCACATGAAACCTAGCTATGTACACTAAAATAAAAATGGACAGGCATAAAATAGATGAAACGATATTGTGCTTGGCTGTATGCTTGTATCAACATCAATGAATAATAACGAATGCAATCTCTGTCTTCCATCCACAGCCCTCTCGCCGCATTCATCCACACATACACTCTTATCTCCTATGAACGATTTTTGTATTCCCCTCGTCAATTCATTCAAATAAAACccaaaaaatcatcaaattaaccCACCCTCGTCTCCTAACCCTTTCCACATAAAATCAAGAACATATTTTTCACCCTATCACAAGTATCATCCTTTTCGTTTTATAACTGTCCAAAATGACTACAACGTTTTCTTTTTAAGTAAAACTTCAATGCAAGTTCATGTTTGTGTCTATTTGTAAGTTATACGCAAGAAAGCATATAAGATTTTATAAATTACATTAGAGTTATTGTAATTTAATTATCTCCTGAAAAACGCATGATTACAATTCtcccaaaaaatatatatatatatattcatatgttTGTGAAAAGCAAATTATTATACGAAGAATGATGAAATTAAAATCCAATCATACAGCAAGTGAAATGTCGCCGATCTCAAGCTCTGCAGCAATTTCTTCCAATTGTTTCTTCACACTCATATCAATCAATTTGGATCCAGAATTCCCATACCTGATTGTGAATCCAGCAACCAATGACTCATCAATCACTGTCTTCAACCTCACGTTCTTTGCTCCGGTGAGTTTCTGCACTTGTTTCGCGATCTGCGCCATGTGTTGTTCCTCGAGCTTCACCACCGATGATACCACGGCCAACTCTGTGTTCGTTAACCTGTTGTAAGCCAGCTCGAACTCCTTCACGATCTCCTTGATCATATCGATCCGCTTACTCTCGACTAAGATGTTGATGAAATTGCAGACGTGTACTTGGAGTTTACCTGATGCAGTGATATCATCGAGCAATGCTCGTTTGTCTTCGAGGCTTACGATTGGGCTCACGAAGTAACTGAGTAAGCTGTCTTCTGAGAAGAGTTGATCGACCAATTCGACGTCTTTGACAGTCTGCTCTAGTGTTCCATTTGCGACTGCAACCTCCAACAGTGCTGCGGCGTAACTTCCTGCGGCGGAATCAGCCATCTTAGCTCCGGAGGCACCGCCGCCTCCGGTACGCCGTGGTTTCCCCGTTAGTTTGATAGATAGCTTTGGGAGTCTTAATCCGCCGGAAAAGGAGAACTTTACTGGCTTGACAGAACTTACACGAGCTGAGACTGGAGTCCGGGACTGGAATGTGACCGGAGCTTGTTGAAGAGCTGCGGCGGCTGTTGCCATTTTTACCGGCGGTTAGAGAGGAGATGGAATTTCAGAGAGGCAGAGGGAAGGTTCAGATAAAAAGGAAACGACTGAAATTTGATGTAAGAGGATTTTGGATGGAAACGGACGGTTGAGATCAGGAATGAGGAGTGATCAACGGTGAGGA of the Lactuca sativa cultivar Salinas chromosome 6, Lsat_Salinas_v11, whole genome shotgun sequence genome contains:
- the LOC111891399 gene encoding ATP synthase delta chain, chloroplastic, with product MATAAAALQQAPVTFQSRTPVSARVSSVKPVKFSFSGGLRLPKLSIKLTGKPRRTGGGGASGAKMADSAAGSYAAALLEVAVANGTLEQTVKDVELVDQLFSEDSLLSYFVSPIVSLEDKRALLDDITASGKLQVHVCNFINILVESKRIDMIKEIVKEFELAYNRLTNTELAVVSSVVKLEEQHMAQIAKQVQKLTGAKNVRLKTVIDESLVAGFTIRYGNSGSKLIDMSVKKQLEEIAAELEIGDISLAV